TCATTTTTAAGGGTTTTCCAAACGATCCTGTGGGCTGAATAGTTAACTCCAAGAAGATTTTTAAAGTCAAATCTGTCTCTCGAAACCATTACAAAGTGATCATATGCAACTGGAACTGGATCACCAAGCCTGTAGCTCCAGTATGGGTCGTCAATTCCGACTATACTCGTTAAATTTGATTTATAAAGTTTTAAAACATTAGAAAATGACGAAACAAGTACATCGTCAAAAAGAAGTCTTCCAACTTCCCCACTTATAAATCCGCATGCAATAAATTTTTCTTTTGAAGTTCTTTCAAGGTATGCATTGTAAAAAGATACAATACGTTCCGCATCATCGGATAGCATAGTTCCTGCTGGAGAAGAATGAATTAATTTTAAATCTAACTTATTTTCAAGTCTTTTTATCTGAATATTTACTGTTGAGGGAGGAATGCCTAAAATTTCCGCGACTTTATTCTGTGATTTTGTTTCAGAAACCAGTTTTAATATTTCGGCTTGAGTTTTTGTAATCTGCTTACCTCTATAGTTTATATTCAAGGTCACACTTAAATCAGATTCAGATAATGTGTTCACGAAAATAACCCCTAAAATTCTGGTAGTATATTATCTTTTACTCAACTATTTTAAATTTATCAGGAGATATTATGAATTCTGCGGAGATTTTGGAAAATTCAATTAATGCATTTAAATTAACGGAAAAACACCACGGAAATATTACTAGTTTAGAACGGGCCCTTTTTTTAGGCTGGTACTGCAATTTAGAAAACCCTTGTAAATTCTGCTTCATGTCAACACAAAAGGAAAAAATAAAAGACCCTTTAAAAGCAAGAAGAAAGCCAGAATCCATTTTAGCAGAAAGTATAATAATGAAAAGAATCGGCTGGAAGCTTGAATTCATTTCTGGAGGATATGGATACACAACTGAAGATTTAAACGACACCATAGAAATGGTTTCATATGTTCAGCAGGCAAAACAGTATTTAAACGTTGGAATAATTGATTTTGAAAAGTTAAATTTAAACAACGTTGAAGGGGTCGTCGGAGCAGTAGAAACTGTAAATCCAAAATTACACGAAGAAGTATGCCCTGGAAAGCCACTGTCGAATACTAAAGAAATGTTAAAAAAAGCAAAAGATATGGGGCTTAAAACGGGAATTACGATAATTTTGGGAATGGGAGAAACTGAAAACGACATTGAATTACTCTTAAATTTGATTGAGGAATTAAATCTAGATAGGATTACGTTTTATTCTTTAAACCCCCAAAATGAAACTATTTTCGAGGGAAAAACTTCAGTAACGACCCTTGATTACATGAACTGGGTTTCAAGTGTGAGGCTAAATTTCCCAAAAATAAAGATAATATCTGGAACATGGGTTGATAAACTCACAAATATCGGGCCGCTTGTAATGGCAGGATCGAATGTAATTACAAAATTCCCGCTTTTTTCAATTTATGGTAAAAAAGAAGGAAAAACTGTGGAAAATGAAATAAAATCAACAGGAAGAGAACTTTACAGTAGTTTTTCAGACCTTGAATTATTAAATGGCGTAAAAAAATTGGAAAAAACAAGATATGTTTCCGAAAAAATAGATATCTCTGAAAAAAACCTTGAAATGCTAAACAGCCTTTCAAATCAGATAGATAAAAAGATAGAAAGTTATGTTAAAACAACAATTCGCAGATCTCAAAAATAATATTTTTTATCTATTTTCATTGATTTTAATTAATTTAAAACAACTAATTATCCAGACTTTTTTATAATTTGTTATATATAGTTACACGTTCTAAATAGTTATAAGATCTAATTTAAGCGGGATATTATGAAACACAGGAAGCTTGAAAACTCAGAAATTAGCGCCATAAAAGCGGCCATTTCTAGGTATATTGGTAAAAAAGCTGAAGAGCTTGATTTTAAGAATTTTTTAATACTAAAAGGCAAATCAAAAAACGTAGTTTACGTAAGTTCAAAAGCTCTCGAATCTCTGAAAAATCACAAGGATATTTACAGTGTAGGAATAAATGTCGGCGAGCTCGAAGAAATCTCCGGAAAAGAAAAGTTTTTACCTTCATTAGAAGGCATAACCATGGTTTCAAAGTACATTGAAAAAAATTATGCACGGATAAATGAAAAAGGCGAAAGTTTATTCCTCTACGAACGAGACGTTTTCGATACTTCAATCATCGAAGTTGTTGGGGATGGAAAAGTCGCAGTATTTAACGAAAACAAAGAGTTACTCGGAATTGGAAAATACAACGGAAAATTAATCAAAAATATAATGGATCGTGGATGGTACTTAAGGCACGGCGGATAGAATGGTGACTGAAATGGAGTCTAATCAACTTATAAACAGGATTTTAAGAGATATTTTAAAGAATATTGATGATTATTCAAAAGATCTTTTAATGGCTGAAACACTCGACGTTGAATTCAAAGGACTTAATTTATGGGATTTGGATGGCAAAAGGTATTCTATAAAAAATTTACTGGACTGCGACGAATTACCAAGTTTTGAAGCAACAAACAGAAAATATACTCTCAGAAAAGTGAATTTAAAACATATAGATGACGGAATAATGATAATACACCTTTCTTCGAGAAAATCGGACAAATACAGTTTTTCATTAGACAATACTTTCGAAGTTATTTTAAAGACGTTTTCAGCGGCTGCATATGAACACAGGGAAAGAATATTACTGTGGAATGAATTGAGCGACGAAGAACTCGACATTAAAATCTCAGAATTCGATGTAAATTTGGAATCAATAGTTCTGAAGATTTCAGAAGATTCAGATATTTCCGAAGTTTTGGTATATATCGACGTATTCATGGATTTAGAAAAAATAGAAAATGTAATGGAGTACGAAGACGAAAAACTGGTTATCTGGCTTCATCCGGTATTTTTATTTTCAAAAGAATCCACATTAAAAGGTCTCGTAGCATACGAACTATCAAAATACAATAAAAGCCTAATTGAAGACCATTACAGAGATATTTTGGAGTACTGTAAAGAATATCGAGAATTGTGTGGTAAAAACTTAAAAATAATCGAAAAAATTCGAGAAATTGCAGTAAAAAGAAACGACTCTGATATTTTGAAAGAAATAGATCAGATGAATACTATTTAATGGGTGCATCATGAAATTTAGGCAAAAACACGAAGATTTCATCGTAAATGAGATTTTAGATTATGAATTAAATGATTCTGGAAATTATTCGCTATATGCCCTCCAAAAAAACGGAATAGAAAATTTAAAAGCGATATCGTATCTTTCAAAAAACCTTGAAGTTCCTACAAAAGAAATTGGGTACTGTGGTTTGAAGGATAGGCACGCGATTACAACGCAGTACGTTTCTATTCCAAATGAATATGGTAAATTGTCCCTCAATGAAGATAATTTAAAGCTTGAATATATTGGAAACATTGAAAAACCCTTAAAAATCGGAAAATTGTATGGAAACAGATTTGAAATTATAGCAAGGGCCATTGATAAAAACGAATTTTTAAGGATTGCGGATAATATAAGAGCATTAGGTTTTGGCGCACCCAATTACTACGACGACCAGAGATTTGGGAGTGTATTTAACGGTAAATTTATAGCAAAAGAAATTTTGAAAGGCAATTACGAAGAAGTCGTTAAAATACTTTTAACGAGCTACACAAAAAGTGAAAAAAAGCAGTTAAAGGATTTAAAACGATTTATTGCGAAAAATTGGGGCAGTTGGGACGAATGCTTGGAATATATTGATAAAAAACAGATAAGAAGTAAAATGTTTAGAAACATGGTTAAATCGTTAAAATACGAAAATGATTTCAAAAAAGCGTTTAAATATGTTGACAATCGATTGAAAGAGCTATTTATCTCTGCGTATCAAAGCTATCTGTGGAATGAATGTTTAAAAGAGTTTTTAAAAGAAATTATTCCAAAAGAAAATAGAAAATACGTTGATTATTCATGCGGAACATTTTTGTTTTATGAATCTATAGATGAAGAATTATTTTGTAAATTAAAAGAAATGGACTTTCCAACAATAGTTTCCGATGTAGAATACACAGATTCAGAAAAAAAGATAATAAATGCAATTTTAAAGAAAGAACGGATTAAATTTTCAGATTTTGAGAAATTGGACTTTGGAAAATTAAAATACACGAAAAGACCGATTATTTCAATTCCTGAAGATATCAATACTGGAACGTTTAAATCTGACGAATTAAACTCAAAAAAATATAAAATAGCTTTAGAATTTAGTTTAAAGAAAGGAAGCTACGCAACTATAATTTTAAAAAGGGTTTTTAATATTTTATAATTTTTTTAATTTTTATTTTAATAAATTTTCCTTAACAGACTCGATTTCAGCAATTTTTTCATCTAAATTTTCTTTATAAGCTGAAATTTTTTCATTAAATGATGAAATTGCTCTTTCTACTTCTTCAGGTGCAGGTCCGCCGATTACATTTCTTAATTTCACGTTTTCGAAAGGATCAAGTGCAGTATCAATTTTTTCTTGGCTTAATGAAAGGTTATTTTTTTCAAGAACTTCTGAAATTATTTCTTTAATTTCAACTTTTTCTTCGATAGATCTTTTCACAAGTTCCCCAACAATACCGTGCGCCATTCTAAATGCAATTCCGCATTCTCTAACAAGCGTATCTGCAAGTTCTGTTGCAGTAGAGTAGTTTTTCTCCGCATTTTCCTTCATTCTTTCTTTATTTACTTTAACAGTTGATATCATTCCGTCAACCATCTGAATACTATCAATCAAGGTGTAGACACTTTTCCAAAGATGCGGGCTGATTTCCTGTAAATCTCTATTGTATGTGTTTGGAAGCGCTTTCATAATCGTTAAAACGGTTACAAGTTCCCCATTTAACGTTGAAAGTTTTGCCCTGGTAATTTCTGCAACATCGGGATTTTTTTTCTGCGGCATTATCGAAGAGGTTGACGTGTATTCGTTTGCAATTTCAATGGTGTTAAATTCCGCACTCGAAAACACGACGAGTTCTTCACATATTTTTGAGAGGTTTGTTCCAAGCATCGAGATATTTGCCATTGTTTCAACGATGAAATCTCTTGAAGACACTCCATCCATTGAATTTTCGATTAAACCGTAAAATCCAAGAAGTTCCTGAGTTCTTTTCCTATTTAAATTAAATCCGGTTGTAGCCATTGCACCGCATCCGAGCGGAGAGAGATTAATTCTGTTGTATGTATCAAAAAACCTTGAAATATCTCTTTCAATTGCCGAAATGTGGCTTAAAATTTGATGTCCGAAAGTTACCGGTTGTGCTTGCTGTAAGTGCGTGTATCCGACAGTAAGTGTTTCTTTATGCTCATTTGAAACCGCAAGCATGTTTTTTTCCATTGTTATCAAATGGGTAATTATTTCAAGAACTTTTTTCCTCAAAGAAAGCCTTAAATCAGTTGCAACTTCGTCATTTCGGCTCCTTCCGGTATGCATTCTGCCTGCAACATCTTCACCAAGTTCTTTTATCAATTCGCTTTCAATAACCATATGAATGTCATCGAGTGATGGATCAAGATCAAGAGTTTCCATGCCTTTTTCTGCTATTTTTTTAAGTTCTGCAATTATTTTTTTACCATTTTCTTCAGAAATCACATTCTGTTCGACAAGCATTGTGGTATGCGCAATATCACATAAAATGTCGCTTTCAAAGATTTCTTTATCGAATTCAAGGCTTGTAGTGAATTTCATCACGTCTTCCTTGACGTTGCTTCCAAGTCTTCCCCTTCTTAAAATGTTCATCAAAGTCACCTTTTTTAAATCAAAATAACTATTTCCTTAAACTATAAAAATTTTTGATGTTCCACCATAATGCACTTTTCCAAAACAACATCAAAACCGTTTTTTAAAACATAATCTATAGTCCCTCTATTTGAAGTTTCAAGCTGGAACCAGAAAGCCTTAAATCCTAATTTAACCGCATCTTCGGCAATCACAATGGTTCTTGAAGGGTTTACAAATATTGATACAATGTCTATTTTTTCTTTTATTTCAGAAATATTTGAATAAACAGTATGATCCAGTATTTTTTCACCAGAATAGTTTGGATTTACAAAATAAACATTAAATCCTGATTCTATCAAATATTTAGAAACGAAAAAACTCGGGTTTCTGCTATTTTTTGAAATTCCGATAACTGCAATATTTTTTGAAGAATTAAGGAGGTCTTTAATCTCCAAATCTTTCAAAATTTTTCCATGATTTGAATTTTGTAACTGATCTGAATGAGTCATTTAAGCACCATGTATTTTTATAGGTAATCACAATTATATGGTTATCAGCACTTATTTTTACGTGGGAAAAATGAATTTTATAGATTTATTCTGTGGATGTGGCGGGTTTTCGAGAGGATTTGTCGAAATGGGATTTAAACCACTTTTGGCAATTGAACTGGACGAAAATGCGGCAAATTCCTATGCTTTAAATTACAATGGAATGGTTTTTGAAAAAAAATTAAACGAATTTTTAGAAAAAGAAATCTATTTTAAACTCGAAGATTTTTTGGTTCAAAATGATATCGAAGATTTTAAAAAATCAAATAATTATGAAAATTTAAATCCTGTCGTAATCAATGAGGATATAAGAGAAATAAATTCAAAATACATAACGAATAAAATTAAAAATACTTCTGATTCAAAAATAGATCTCGTTATTGGGGGGCCACCTTGTGAAGGATACACGGGTGCAAATCCAAATCGTGAAAAGATCCCATTCAACAGGCTTTATAGGGATGAAGTTGGAAGACTGGTTTTAGAATATATCAGAATTGTTGGCGATATTTCTCCAGAAGTTTTTGTAATGGAAAACGTTCCCGGGATTTTAAACTACGAAACCAGAGAAAATCTAGAAAAAGAGTTTTCAAGAGTGGGGTACGATGAATTGTATTTTCATGTTTTTGATTCTGAAAATTACGGGAACCCTTCACTTAGAAAACGGGTAATTATTTCCAATATTCCCTTAAATCTCGAAAAAACTGATAATATAGATGTAAAAACTGCTTTATCAAATATCGATAGAAATGCAATAAACAATGAAAAATATCCGCTTCCAGAAAAAATTGCAAAGAATATTCATAAAATTAAGATTGGCGGATCAGCAGTTAAGTTCAAAGCATGTGGTGGAGTTTTGGATAACTACATAAGGCTGTCAATGGAAGGAAACTCTGAAACTGTGATGGGAAAAAGGCGGTTTATCCATCCTGATGAAGATAGGCTTTTAACAGTTCGAGAACAGGCAAGACTCATGAGTTATCCTGATACTCATATTTTTGCAGGTGGAATTACTGCACAGTACAACCAAGTTGGGGAAAGCGTTCCCCCTTCACTATCTTTAGCAATTGCAAAAGAAGTTAAAAAATATTTTAACGAATAATAACAAAATAAAATTAAAATGAAAAATAACAAAGAGGATGCTCATGTTTATCGCACTTCACAACACTTTTAGTTCAAAACAGCTAGAAGAATTTACAAAGACAGTTTTTGGAATGGGGATTGATTCAGTAATATTTACAAGAGCAACAGGTTCAGCAGCTCAAAATGGAGTTCCAATCGCTCAGAAACTGGCGATAAAATTGAATAAAAATTTAATGTTTCTCGAAGACATCGACGATGCAGTAGAGATATTAAACCCTGAACGAGTAATATTGGTAGCAGATAGGGGGATTGCAAGTGAAAAAATCGACTTCAAATCAATTGGAAAAAGGGATTTAATCATTTTTTCAGGAAATTCTTCAGGTTTTTCAAAAAAAGAACTCGAAAAAGGAAATGGAATGCATATCTTAGAGAATAATATTGGGGCAATTGGCGAAGTTGCAATTTTCCTCTACAAAATGAACGAATAAATTATAATTTGTTAATCTGTGATTTCAGTGTTTCTAGACAACATGGAAAGTATTCGGGATTTGAATTTGATTGACGAAATAAATGATAGTTCAAACCTTAAATTAATCAAATATCGCTTAAAACTTTTATTTTGGAATAAAAACCCCGAAGTAACAGAAGAAGATAATGAAAAAGAATTTTCGGAGTTTTCAAGAGAATATCAAAATCTCTTAGGCGTATGTAGTACTGGGGAAATTGATATATTTTCAGAAAAAATAGATTATTTAACACTTATACTTGCAGCAAACTCTAAAAATCACAATATTTACATCAAAAAGCTTGCAGAAGAATATGCAGAAAAAATACCTCTTGAAGAGGGGGATTCGCGAGTAAATATTTGGGATTTTATCAATGTTGCGGCAAATTCAAGGAATAACGATTTACACCTTGAAAGAATGATTCTCGAAGGAGATATTGTTCTATTGAATAAAAAACGGCAGTCAATCTATAATTTCGAAAAGATAAGGTTAAAAATTAAAGATTACGTTGATAAAGTTCGAAATGCACAAATGCCAACGGAAATAAAAGATCTGCTCGTGAAAAAATCGGAAGAAGCATTTTCAGAAATTAAAATAGATTACAATATCGAAAGCGGAATTCGGGTAAGTACTAAAGAATATTCTGGAGAAATTCCAGAAGAATGGCATCCTCCATGCATGAGGGAAATTTTAAACGATATATTGTCCGGCGGTTCTCCATCGCACTACGCAAGGCGTAGTTTTGTTGTTTATAGATTTGTATCTCAATTCGATCCTAATTTAAGGCCAATCGAAGAAGGAACAATTACAAACAGAAGTGCGCAGGATATCGCAACGGAAGAACAAATCGAACGATTTTTAGATCAAATAATAAATATTTTTAAATCTGTTGGGGATTTCGATGTTGAAAAAACTAAATACTATATAAGTCATAATATTGGGTACAAAGTCGCAAACCATATAACGCACTGCGAGTACTGCAAAAACTGGCGTGATGATGGTGGAAAAGGGCTTGGATATTACTGCAGGCCGGACTCGACGTGTTCAAGGAAAGATATAATTCATCCTCTTGATTACCTGTGCCACAACATTAACAGACATGTAAAAAAATCAGAATAACCGTGAAATTATGATAAACGACTTTTTAAACATCCAGGTACTTTTAGCCCAGGATTCCTACTCAAGAATCCAAAATCTTGATACTGAAGATTTTTCAGATTTATTCAATAAGATAAAAGAATTTAAAAGTAAAAAGGACGATTTTATACTCCTTGATTCACATTTTTTAAACATTTTTTTGGGAAATAATTTAAAAAATATTTTTGAAGACTACGGAAAATTCGATTTTTTAGCATACTACACATCAAACGAAGTGGCGTCAGAAAATCAGAAAATTGTGGAACACGATGATTTTGAGCCTGTTGAACCGGAAGTTCCTATCGAAAAAGAAATTAAAAAAGAAACTAAAGTTTATGATCTCGATTTGGAAGACGTTGGGGAAGAAGAGCCCGAGCTCGATGAAATACATAAAAAATTGGAAGAAGAGCGAAAAGAAAGGCTTTTAGAAATAAGGTCTATTCGAGAAAGTGTTAATAACAAAATAAACTACTACGCAAAAGATATCGAAGCACAAATACACGTTTACGACGAATACGACGTTACTGGAAAATCAACGTGTGAGGGTACACTCGACGACTTTGTAAAATATTTTAAGGATAGATGCAGTACTTTAAGAAAAATAATCGAATTAAAGGTTCAAAAGAAAGCGTATCCCTTAAACCAGCTTTTCAGAAGAAAAAAAGAAAATGAAGTTTTCATTGCAGGGATTGTGTCAGACGCGAATACCACTAAAAACGGACACAAAATGATTGAATTGGAGGACGAAAACGGAACTTTCAGGCTACTTTTGATGAAAGACAAAATGGATAAAGGAGATCTTCCATCAGACGTTCTTTTAGATGAAGTCATAGGTTTTGAAGGAACTATTAACGATAAAGGAGACTTAATGTTTGTGGATAGGGCTTTTAGGCCCGATATTACCCCTAAGCCTACAAAAACAACAGACGAAAAAATATACACTGCATTTTTGTCAGACGTTCACGTTGGAAGCCACGAGTTTTCAAACAAAGTATTTGCAAAATTTATTAAATTCCTAAACGGGGAAGTAAATAGTGGTCTAGAAGAAAAAATAGTAAGTAGATTGAAATATATTTCAATTGCAGGGGATCTGGTGGATGGTGTTGGAATTTATCCTGGTCAGGAGTACGATCTCTATGATGTGGATATAATTTCGCAGTATGCAGAAGTTGCAGCTTATTTAGAACAGGTTCCTGAGCACATAAAATTCATAATTTCTCCTGGAAACCACGACGCGCTAAGACCTGCGGAACCGCAGCCTACATTTGATGAATCGATAACAAGCCTGTTTCCAAAAGAGAATGTAACTTTTGTTGGAAATCCTGGTGTTGTAAACATGCACGGCCTTGATTTATTATTGTATCATGGCAGAAGTTTTGATGATATTATTGGACAGGTTTCCGTAGCTCAATATACAAACCCTCCATCAATTATGAAAGAACTTTTAAAAAGAAGGCATTTATGTCCCACATACGGTGGACGGTGCCCAATAGCTCCGGAACATATCGATTATTTGGCAATACATACAGAACCAGATATTTTCCACACCGGACACATTCATATCAACGGTTATGGTAATTATCATGGAGTCAGGATGATAAACAGCGGTACGTTCCAAGAACAAACCGATTTCCAGAAAAGAATGGGTATCAAGCCTACGCCGGGAATTGTCCCGATACAGGATTTGTCTAAAAAAGAAACTCACGTAATTGAGTGGAATCAGGGAAAAATCGAAATAATTTAAGTTAATTTTTATTTTATTTTTTTATTTTTTAGATAACATTTTTAATTTATCCATTCCAGCTTTTTTGATAGCTTTTTTCATTTCTTCAACTGCTTTAGGGTCCTTTTCAGTTAAAGTTCCGGTTACAATTACGTCAGCACCGCTCATGACTTTTTCGTAAGCTACTTCTGGAGTTCTTATTCCTCCGCCGACGATAATGTTTATTCCACTTAATTTTTTGGAAACTCCAATCATTTCATTGTTTACTGGGTACTCTGCACCGCTTCCAGCTTCAAGGTAAACCCATCTCATTCCAAAGTATGATGCCGAAAGACTGTAAATTCCTGCAATTTCAGGTTTTTTCTGAGGAATTTCATTTACTTCACCTACAAATCCAACTGCAGTTTTGCTTATCGGTTCAATTCCAAGGTAGGCCATTGGGAGTGTTTCAAGTCCGTATTTTTTAATCGTGAGGGCTCCAAGGGTTGGTGCAGTCATGTTCCAGTAGGTATTTTTCGAGTTCATCAAACTCATGAATAATACTGCATCGGCTTCTTTTGTAACTCCGTCAACGTTTCCAGGGAATAAAATTACTGGAAGGCCGGTGATTTCTTTGATTTCTTTTGTAACTTCATCAAGGTTAATGATTCCAATACTTCCCCCGATAATTATCGCATCAGCGTAATCCTTAACGTGATTTGCGATTTCTCGGTAGTTTTTTTCGTCAGGATCTATTAGTACGAAGTAAGCAGCCCCTTCTTCTTCGATAATATTATTTAATTTTGATTCAATTTCTCCAATTTTGATCTGCATAATGGCCCTCTGTAATAGTCAATTTTGATTTTATGACGTTATGATATTTCATTTATTTATTAATTTAGGTATAATTTTAGCGCCTATTTTTTTAGATTTTTCCAAAATACGGACATTTTACAGGTGAATTTTTAAAAACGCTAATTTTTGATCTATAAAATATGATGAATGACAATAATTATCACACATAGGTTTATATCGTCAGAAGAAAGACACTCAGTGTCCACTAGTGGATAGTTAGATACGGTGAAAATATGGAACCAATAATAACAATGACTTTGGGAGCTTATGTGGCATTTTTGGCTATTATGTCACACGTAGCTTACAAAATCTACCTCAAAAGATTTATAAAACTCTAAAAATCGATACTAATCTTTTCTATTTTCCTTATTTTCAAAATTAAAAAAGTAAAAATTAAATTATTTTTCTACAATGGTTTCTTTAATCGCCATTCCGAAGTGTCGTGCGTTTTCATCAGGTTTTATCAATACCTTGGTTCCAACCTTTAAATCAACAACTGAAACTGGTTTTCCATCTTCTCCAACTAATCGGATTGTTTCTGCGTTTTGGAGGATCGTTCTTAGATTTTCTCCATTATATTCTGCTTCAACAAGGAAAAGCGGCCTTTTTTCGATTTTTACGCGTCCGATAATGGATTCTCTCGTTTCGCCGTTTTTATTAACGACTAAAACTTTATCTCCTGCTTTTAAATCGCTTAAATATTTTGTTTTATTTTCCGGGCACAAGATATAGGCATGAACAGGTCCGGCATTTACCCTAAACGGTCTTGTAGCAACGTACGGGTTTTCAACGGTTTCTGAATGGACTAAAAACATTCCTCTTGAGTACGATCCAATTAACATTCCTTCCCCCATTTCCATCATGGAACAGGTGTCAATACAGACCCTGTCACCACTTCCAACAGGTTCGATTTTTGTAACTGTTGCGTAGTCGAGTTTTAAGCTTTCAGAGTTCATTCTTTCAATTAATTTTGAGAAATCTTTTACTTCATTAATGTCTTCGGGAATTAAAACAACTCCGTCAACACCTTTTTCTAAAATTTCGTATGCAGCTTCCGCATCTTTCACGTTAGTTACAACTGAAACGATTTTTATTTCTTCACCGAATAAATCCGCGATAATGTTTTCAAGCGGGATAATTGTCCAGTCGCTTCCTTCTAAAACAACGTAATCGACAAAATCAAGTTTGCTTACTTCTGTAGCATATACTTCATCGTCTTTAGTGTTTATTTCAACGTAAACCGCAGTTTCCTTTCCAGAGAGTTTTGCAGATTTTAAAATCTCCAAATCCTCTCCTTTATTGATTAATACAACATCTGCATCGAGACTATCCGAAACGATTTTTATGTTTCCAAGTTCTCTTACAGAGCTTATTTCTTCCTTTTCGACCATTAGTCCAGGAATTGAGCTTTCAAGAGCATCTTTTACAGACTCCATTCTCTCTTCGGAATCGGTTCCTGTTGTTTTTATCCATCCAAATTTCATATATTCACCATGCCTATATTTTGAACCAAATACGCCGCATTGATTCTTAAATTGATATGTATTTAATCTATATATTTTTATTTATAATTAATTAGTATATTTAATTAAACAAAACCGTGTGGTCAAGATGCTCTC
This Methanococcus maripaludis C5 DNA region includes the following protein-coding sequences:
- a CDS encoding DNA-directed DNA polymerase II small subunit, with the protein product MINDFLNIQVLLAQDSYSRIQNLDTEDFSDLFNKIKEFKSKKDDFILLDSHFLNIFLGNNLKNIFEDYGKFDFLAYYTSNEVASENQKIVEHDDFEPVEPEVPIEKEIKKETKVYDLDLEDVGEEEPELDEIHKKLEEERKERLLEIRSIRESVNNKINYYAKDIEAQIHVYDEYDVTGKSTCEGTLDDFVKYFKDRCSTLRKIIELKVQKKAYPLNQLFRRKKENEVFIAGIVSDANTTKNGHKMIELEDENGTFRLLLMKDKMDKGDLPSDVLLDEVIGFEGTINDKGDLMFVDRAFRPDITPKPTKTTDEKIYTAFLSDVHVGSHEFSNKVFAKFIKFLNGEVNSGLEEKIVSRLKYISIAGDLVDGVGIYPGQEYDLYDVDIISQYAEVAAYLEQVPEHIKFIISPGNHDALRPAEPQPTFDESITSLFPKENVTFVGNPGVVNMHGLDLLLYHGRSFDDIIGQVSVAQYTNPPSIMKELLKRRHLCPTYGGRCPIAPEHIDYLAIHTEPDIFHTGHIHINGYGNYHGVRMINSGTFQEQTDFQKRMGIKPTPGIVPIQDLSKKETHVIEWNQGKIEII
- a CDS encoding 3-dehydroquinate synthase II, with translation MKFGWIKTTGTDSEERMESVKDALESSIPGLMVEKEEISSVRELGNIKIVSDSLDADVVLINKGEDLEILKSAKLSGKETAVYVEINTKDDEVYATEVSKLDFVDYVVLEGSDWTIIPLENIIADLFGEEIKIVSVVTNVKDAEAAYEILEKGVDGVVLIPEDINEVKDFSKLIERMNSESLKLDYATVTKIEPVGSGDRVCIDTCSMMEMGEGMLIGSYSRGMFLVHSETVENPYVATRPFRVNAGPVHAYILCPENKTKYLSDLKAGDKVLVVNKNGETRESIIGRVKIEKRPLFLVEAEYNGENLRTILQNAETIRLVGEDGKPVSVVDLKVGTKVLIKPDENARHFGMAIKETIVEK
- a CDS encoding geranylgeranylglyceryl/heptaprenylglyceryl phosphate synthase codes for the protein MQIKIGEIESKLNNIIEEEGAAYFVLIDPDEKNYREIANHVKDYADAIIIGGSIGIINLDEVTKEIKEITGLPVILFPGNVDGVTKEADAVLFMSLMNSKNTYWNMTAPTLGALTIKKYGLETLPMAYLGIEPISKTAVGFVGEVNEIPQKKPEIAGIYSLSASYFGMRWVYLEAGSGAEYPVNNEMIGVSKKLSGINIIVGGGIRTPEVAYEKVMSGADVIVTGTLTEKDPKAVEEMKKAIKKAGMDKLKMLSKK